In Necator americanus strain Aroian chromosome IV, whole genome shotgun sequence, the following proteins share a genomic window:
- a CDS encoding hypothetical protein (NECATOR_CHRIV.G14019.T1), with translation MNGVVTLEQRQQPATSTADWTRAPLPSGLVRSLRKRRHSFRKEAPIGTPHTVEDSAILDAVKEDPEINTLQSCEETWM, from the coding sequence atgaatgGCGTGGTGACATTGGAGCAACGGCAACAGCCCGCAACATCAACAGCGGATTGGACGAGGGCACCACTACCATCAGGACTGGTTCGCTCGCTTCGCAAGCGGAGACACTCTTTTCGAAAAGAAGCCCCAATCGGGACGCCCCACACTGTCGAAGACTCTGCCATTCTCGACGCTGTCAAAGAGGATCCGGAAATTAACACCTTGCAGTCTTGCGAAGAGACTTGGATGTAG
- a CDS encoding hypothetical protein (NECATOR_CHRIV.G14020.T1), producing MGLKKDLLLVLTIESVVLGVVIGFVIRPFNPSNDTISLIGFPGEIFMQIVEMMILPLIISSVISALAQVRARDARRIGIVTVIYYMITTFLSTFTGIILVSSIHPGDPALIHSLGEGTLENTALSTLDTFLDQIRNMFPENIIQATFQQVQTYYVPIKPRVQRMNGTANVTEVILQKPQLTYTNEMNVLGLIVFCSGFGVILSILGDQARLMINFFIVLDAIIMRWISALMWCYPIGILSLVCKNIVDIDNLTETAQALAMYVVTVICGLMIHSLLTLPLLYFVVTRKSPFAYMTGMLQALATAFGTASSGATLPVTFRALEENLKIDRRVTRFVLPLGATITMDGTALYEAVAVIFIAQLHNIKLTLLELLTISVTTTVASIGSGSVPAGLDTIVIVLTTVGLPAKDLSLLLTVDWLLDRIRTSVNVLGDGFGAGIIHHLTKDSLVEADTDELIRQIREDIHHLNNPALSNQPITSNHASAQNTVHSHTAIPMQLMEMDGNGADKEKPTSRTQRASFVQEESKALLAGEFTV from the exons ATGGGACTGAAAAAGGACCTCCTACTTGTGCTCACCATCGAGTCTGTCGTTCTAGGAGTAGTCATTGGCTTTGTGATTCGTCCTTTCAATCCCAG CAATGATACAATTAGTCTGATCGGTTTTCCGGGTGAAATCTTCATGCAGATCGTTGAGATGATGATTCTACCGCTCATTATCTCTTCTGTGATATCAG CTCTGGCACAAGTTCGAGCGCGGGATGCACGAAGAATCGGCATTGTCACAGTCATTTACTACATGATCACTACGTTCCTGTCCACGTTC ACAGGAATCATCCTGGTCTCCTCCATCCATCCCGGAGATCCTGCTCTCATTCACTCACTCGGTGAGGGAACCCTGGAGAACACAGCACTTTCCACTTTGGACACGTTTCTTGATCAAATCAG gaatatGTTCCCAGAGAACATTATACAGGCAACGTTCCAGCAAGTTCAAACCTACTATGTACCGATTAAGCCTAGGGTCCAACGTATGAATGGGACCGCTAATGTTACGGAAGTAATTCTGCAAAAACCTCAGTTGACCTACACTAACGAAATGAATGTTTTGG GTTTGATTGTGTTCTGCAGTGGATTCGGTGTTATTCTAAGTATTCTTGGAGATCAAGCAAGGCTAATGATCAACTTCTTTATCGTACTTGATGCTATTATCATGAGATGGATTTCGGCACTAATGTG GTGTTATCCAATTGGAATCCTATCTCTGGTTTGCAAGAACATAGTCGACATTGATAATCTGACAGAAACTGCACAAG CTCTTGCAATGTACGTAGTGACCGTAATTTGCGGCTTAATGATCCATTCGTTACTCACACTTCCGTTATTGTATTTCGTGGTGACTAGAAAAAGTCCATTCGCCTATATGACTGGAATGCTTCAGGCGTTGGCTACTGCTTTCGGGACTGCTTCCAG CGGAGCCACATTACCTGTCACTTTTCGAgctttggaagaaaatttgaagatcgACAGGAGAGTTACTCGTTTCGTTCTTCCCCTTGGTGCGACCATTACTATG GATGGAACCGCTCTTTACGAGGCAGTTGCCGTCATCTTTATTGCTCAACTTCACAATATCAAACTTACACTCCTGGAATTATTGACAATTAG TGTAACCACTACCGTAGCATCAATTGGATCCGGTTCCGTGCCGGCTGGTCTCGACACGATTGTAATCGTTTTGACCACTGTTGGTCTTCCGGCAAAGGATCTCAGTTTGCTGCTTACTGTCGACTGGTTGCT TGATCGCATCCGTACCTCCGTGAATGTATTGGGTGATGGTTTTGGTGCAGGAATTATCCATCATTTGACTAAGGATAGCCTAGTAGAAGCGGATACCGATGAACTCATTCGGCAAATCAGAGAAGACATTC ATCACCTAAATAATCCTGCTCTTAGCAATCAACCAATTACAAGCAATCACGCCAGTGCTCAAAATACAGTACACAGTCATACAGCGATACCAATGCAG CTAATGGAAATGGATGGAAATGGTGCTGACAAGGAGAAACCAACATCCAGAACGCAACGAGCATCATTTGTACAAGAAGAGTCAAAAGCGCTATTAGCAGGAGAATTTACTGTTTAA
- a CDS encoding hypothetical protein (NECATOR_CHRIV.G14021.T1), whose translation MRKLEWDDTGDADRIRRNMWMHRSSAESTKDDVHAERMDLGCPIPLTEDISDAPATFIWVGTDMMNDLTPELGRRRRAAWGA comes from the coding sequence atgcgaaagttggaatgggacgacacgggagatgctgaccgaattcgacgaaacatgtggatgcatcggtcttcagctgaatctacaaaagacgatgttcatgcggaacggatggatctcggatgccccattccgCTAACGGAAGACATATCcgatgcaccagctacgtttatctgggtcgggactgacatgatgaacgacctgacccccgagctgggcaggaggaggcgagcggcttggggagcgtaa
- a CDS encoding hypothetical protein (NECATOR_CHRIV.G14022.T1) produces MENLAGTWTLSNHRSIVQPPPDFLPTALHSSLTNHILSNNETRNWHWVRKELIAVSSTPTTSLICCRRKFFLIFARNHQS; encoded by the exons atgGAAAACTTGGCTGGCACTTGGAcgctttcgaaccatcgatcgatcgtgcagccaccGCCAGActtcttgccgactgcgctacattcaTCTTTGACGAACCATATCTTATCGAATAATGAAACAAGGAATTGGCATTGG GTGAGGAAAGAGTTAATTGCTGTTTCATCGACACCCACAACATCACTCATATGTTGTCGGCGGaagtttttcctaattttcgcAAGAAATCACCAGTCGTGA